A genome region from Thermomonospora amylolytica includes the following:
- a CDS encoding DegT/DnrJ/EryC1/StrS family aminotransferase has product MDHMINVVQPSLGERELAAVREVFESNWVGRGPRTGAFEEAFARHLGVGREHVTATNSCSSATFIAFELLGVGPGDEVVLPTVSFVAAGNAIAGRGARPVFCDVDEATLNPTVADVEAVLTERTKAVVVLHYGGHPGAVAEIAELCRDRGIHLVEDAALAIASTVHGRACGTFGDMGLWSFDHAKIVVTVDGGMLYVRDPELAARAPKVAYLGLEQRAPGRSGSTGHFHSGYDQALRSRTRWWDYDVVSFTGRSTTNDVLSAIGLVQLSRLEEFVARRREVARAYDEGLADVAGLRLPPPLPAGHTSSYFMYWVQFENDIRDQVARDLFERGIYTTFRYPLMHQVGAYGSDAVLPRAEAAADRTLLLPIHQSLSDADVDRVITEVRACTAARLASATC; this is encoded by the coding sequence ATGGACCACATGATCAACGTCGTGCAGCCCTCGCTCGGCGAGCGCGAACTCGCGGCGGTGCGGGAGGTGTTCGAGAGCAACTGGGTCGGCCGCGGCCCCCGCACCGGCGCGTTCGAGGAGGCGTTCGCGCGGCACCTCGGCGTCGGCCGCGAGCACGTCACGGCGACGAACTCGTGCAGCTCGGCCACGTTCATCGCCTTCGAACTGCTCGGCGTCGGCCCCGGTGACGAGGTCGTGCTGCCGACGGTGAGTTTCGTGGCGGCCGGCAACGCGATCGCCGGGCGCGGCGCGCGGCCGGTCTTCTGCGACGTCGACGAGGCCACGCTCAACCCGACCGTGGCCGACGTCGAGGCGGTGCTGACCGAGCGCACCAAGGCCGTGGTCGTCCTGCACTACGGCGGTCATCCCGGCGCGGTCGCCGAGATCGCCGAGTTGTGCCGCGACCGCGGGATCCACCTGGTCGAGGACGCCGCGCTGGCCATCGCCTCGACCGTGCACGGACGCGCCTGCGGCACGTTCGGCGACATGGGCCTGTGGAGTTTCGACCACGCCAAGATCGTGGTCACGGTGGACGGCGGCATGCTGTACGTCCGTGACCCGGAGCTCGCCGCCCGGGCGCCCAAGGTCGCCTACCTCGGCCTGGAACAGCGCGCACCCGGCCGGTCCGGCTCGACGGGGCACTTCCACAGCGGCTACGACCAGGCGCTGCGTTCGCGGACCCGCTGGTGGGACTACGACGTCGTGTCGTTCACGGGCCGGTCGACCACCAACGACGTGCTCTCGGCCATCGGCCTCGTCCAGCTGAGCCGGCTGGAGGAGTTCGTCGCCCGCCGTCGCGAGGTCGCGCGGGCCTACGACGAGGGCCTGGCCGACGTGGCCGGTCTGCGCCTGCCGCCGCCGCTGCCCGCCGGCCACACGTCCTCGTACTTCATGTACTGGGTGCAGTTCGAGAACGACATCCGCGACCAGGTCGCGCGCGACCTCTTCGAGCGCGGCATCTACACCACCTTCCGCTACCCCCTGATGCACCAGGTCGGCGCGTACGGTTCGGACGCCGTGCTGCCGCGGGCCGAGGCCGCCGCGGACA
- a CDS encoding NUDIX domain-containing protein, which translates to MAEPAESVPGVIRTVSSREVYRNPWLSLREDVVERPDGTRGIYSVVDRPDYVVVIAAERGGFHMVEQYRYPIKGRYWEFPQGCFPAGRTGTAEELGRAELAEETGMSAASWTPLGRLYGWHGASGQAFTVFLATDLSPGVPRREHEEQDMRHRWVSRAEFERLIRTGGIRDDSTTAAYLLLLMHERATS; encoded by the coding sequence ATGGCCGAGCCCGCTGAGTCCGTGCCCGGCGTCATCCGGACGGTCTCCTCCCGCGAGGTCTACCGCAATCCGTGGCTGTCGCTGCGCGAGGACGTCGTGGAACGCCCGGACGGCACCCGCGGCATCTACTCGGTGGTCGACCGGCCCGACTACGTCGTGGTGATCGCCGCCGAGCGCGGCGGGTTCCACATGGTGGAGCAGTACCGGTACCCGATCAAAGGGCGGTACTGGGAGTTCCCCCAGGGCTGCTTCCCGGCCGGCCGCACCGGCACCGCGGAGGAGCTGGGCCGCGCCGAGCTGGCCGAGGAGACCGGCATGAGCGCGGCGTCGTGGACTCCGCTCGGCAGGCTCTACGGCTGGCACGGCGCCAGCGGCCAGGCGTTCACCGTGTTCCTGGCCACCGACCTGAGCCCGGGAGTGCCGCGGCGCGAGCACGAGGAGCAGGACATGCGCCACCGCTGGGTCTCGCGGGCGGAGTTCGAGCGGCTGATACGGACGGGCGGCATCCGCGACGACTCCACCACGGCCGCCTATCTCCTGCTGCTCATGCACGAGCGGGCGACGTCATAG